DNA from Brassica napus cultivar Da-Ae chromosome C4, Da-Ae, whole genome shotgun sequence:
ttcttagttacaccaaaaaaataaagttcTTAGAGCGAACCAAAAATGAATATGGTTTTAGCAATTTATCTTCTGCAATTGGAGAAAAGGAGTATCTACGTAGTAtataactaattatatataatatgctAACAGTATCGATTACATCAAAGAGAATAAAGCACATGAAAAGCTACTAAACAATCGGAAAAGCAAAGCAAGAATATGAAGCAGCAGAGATGACTCATGTGCGTCCGGCAAGAGAGACAAAGACTAGAAGAAAGAaggaatatttttttacttacaAAAGAATTAAAGAATATTTGTCTTTGGCAAGTTGGTGTTAGCGGAATCACAGTGTCCTATGCTATCGacaatgcatatatatatatatatatatattctcaccGAAAGCTCGAATCTTCTTCTCACAAAGATTCAatcatcatcaatgaagatATGTTTACCAGAATCGTTTTAGATTATAaattgacaacttcttcgttcTTTCTTCTAGGGTGAGGGGGTGTCTACGATACTAGCTTCTACCATATATGCTGATTTTTATGTCCCCACATATCGTTTGCAAGTATCATCCTAGTTTTCTTACGAAATTGGTTTGAATACTCAAAATTATAACATATTGTTTGATTTCTCTTCGTTTTCCTGTAgtctgatttgattatttttaacgTGTACGGAATCCTAATAGGACCTCCATCCATTAGCAgtatctaaaataataatattattaacgTGTACGGAAtcctaagagcatcattaatACTATCACCCCATTTAgggtgcttaattttttttttttggttttctctctgattaaaaaaaaaaacgaaccaatCGTGGTCGGCACGTGTCATTGGGGTCCGCGAATAGTGCAAGCACCTAGTGCTTGTGATGCTTAATTAAACactcctctttcttcttcttcttctctttcctttttttttaatttaaaaaaaatctaagcaCCCTACAAGCACCCTtggttaatggtgctctaagagcatgattaactcgGGGTTCTTAGGAaggagttcttagcggaagttaagaaactatttcttaacttttaagtaaaaaagctaagaaccggttcttaaataggaactttaaaaaccggttcttaacttttgtagttaaaaaacagtttcttaacttccgttaAGAACCCCACTTTAAGAACCACAGGGTGAggttcttaacggaatataagaacccgtctcttaacttttaactaaaaaaactaagaaccggttcttaaataagagttttaagagccggttcttaactttttttagttaaaagttaagagatggttcttatattccgctaagaaccctaCTCTAAGAACccccccaataatcatgctctaaagtGTAGTTTCTTAtcaccaaaataataatattataacattatatacttatataattcaattttaattatttttagaaaattgagTTATGGATGAAAGACACATAGCATTAGAGATGAATGAGAAATTCTTAAAATTGAGAAAAAGAAGATACGTTGTAATTTtctctccaattttttttttcattttcttatagaGTTTAGATACTTTTTACAAACCCCTTTGGAattgttctatatatatatatattaatgtattatatagtGTATTATATCAAAGGTATTCTACATCATTGTAACAATTGCTTGCAGGCTTGCCAGCAAAAACCTAGCTTGTTGCAAACAGTTACATTACTAAAGTCtcaacaattttattttctctgcCATTTTCTGTTTTCTTATTAATATTATGGGTGAAGAACTCTTGGATTAATAACACCCTCCTTTAATGCTGCATGCCGGCTGCCCTAACGTGATTAACCCCCCTCCCCCTCCAAAATGCAATCATGCATATCGTTTTATAATCACTTTTTGATTCTTAAGTCTTAACCCTAAACTTAACGCGGGCCTGGCCATGCAGAACATTCACGCATATTTATGACACTTTCACTCGcattgtaaatattatttacgAGTAAACccactaggcctgggcattttaacttgcatccgaaaaatccgaaccggaaccgGCCTAAAAATACTCGATCCAAAACCGAACTGAATATTTACAAGTACTTTtgggttcaaaatttttttatccGAAAGAACTAGAACCGAAAGGAACCGACCAGAATAGACCTGGAGCCGAAAAGAACCGATCCTAATAGACCCGATCCGATAAGAACCAATTTTTACCAgactaaaaaacatttatatccaaaactatgattttttgtttgtattttgtatatattgacttatgatttagttgaaatatcttttgttaacaatatttgttattattttataaaatttttaagtaatataaagttttaaaatgttaaatttagagtttaattttttttaaaaaaaaattattagtagtttagtttaagttattttgtaaagttttagatatatatgacaaatatcgactaaatttgATGGAGTTTGGGTATTTCATGTTTTTATCAGGTCCTAAATACCCAAATCCGATACGGATCCGGAAATTACATGTATTTTAcaagtattttaattatagatctGAACCGATCTGGatccgaaaaaaaaaacgatccggatccaaaccaaaaatttacaaatatctATTGGATCTAAATATATAGGACCGAACCTAAAAGGAACCGGTCCGAACCTGACCCGAATATCGAAGACCGAACGCCGAGCCCTAACACCCACCCACAAAAGGGTGAAATAAATAACAATGTTCGAATCGTATTCGAGAACaactaattaatattgttaaatgACGAtgtatataaaagaaataaaaagaatccAAAGACTCACTCACGAACTTGCTATATATAGCACTAAAGATTTCATGCATTTTACAAACTCAAAtcatacaaaacaaaacaaacatcgACCAATAAAGGCTAAAAGCTTAATTCACAAAACAAACATCGATATTATGGACAAGGTGATGAGAATGTCGTCAGAGAAAGGAGTGGTGATCTTCACGAAGAGCTCATGTTGTCTCTGCTACACCGTTCAGATCCTGTTCCGTGACCTTAGGGTTCAACCAACGATCCACGAGATCGACAACGATCCAGACTGCCGCGAAATCGAGAAGGCTCTCCTCCGTATTGGCTGTTCCACGGCGGTGCCAGCTGTCTTCGTAGGTGGCAAGCTCGTTGGTTCCACCAATGAAGTCATGTCCCTTCACCTTAGTGGTTCTCTCGTCCCCTTGATCAAACCCTATCAGTCCCTCCTTTACCAGGCCAATTGAACCAACTCGATCGAGATCCTTCATATAATTAATCTTATTATCTAGCCAGTGACAATAAAAGTTCTTATAGCTTGAGTGTGAGCTCGACTCATACTAGCTACTAGATAGAAATCGGATGAGTTCTTCTTCTGAAATTCATCATATGTGTCTTCTATTGTTTAGCATCTTCCTGTTTTACTCTAGTTAATCAACTGGTGTATGTTGATGTACGTATGTGTCTCtgtttaattatatatgctAATGAAAAGAGTAttcaaaatatgtttattttctttcatttgtttttgtttgacattatttttttggatcTCCAATATTGAAAAGACTTTCCATACTTTTAACAACGAGAGATATTCCAACCGAACGACATGGACAAGCTTGCATGTTCTGAAAATACTAGCTTACTTGTGGATTTTAACCATGAAGGCGGCTTATAAAGAAGAACACTGTGTGATATGTTAACCAAGAAGGCGGCTCCAGAATTTTAATTCGAACGTAAGTCAACTAACATGTTAAAATGAAGTATACACTCTGTTATATTAGAGTATTCACAAAATACAAGGGATAATTTGTTGTTGTAACATTCTTGCCATtacaaatatatgtatatatatatatatatttttttttttttgtagtcacAGAAAGAAAATATGGAAGAGAAAAGTGAAAAACGTCTctctttccaaaaaaaattctctttCAGTTATTATTGAAATACCCAAACACCAAATAACTCATATTTAttagttatataaaaaaaaaatatatatatatatataattataaattttaaataataagataTTTGAGAAACTTAATTATATGGATTTACTCCCAATCCCAATCCCACTGCTGCTGATGCTTTTATATTATGTCTGTAATCAATTTATATTTCATCTATGACCAATTGATATATCAACGTTTCGTTTCATAGTGCATCCTGgatatatttgaatattataGAACACTTAGCACCCCTTCATCATTTTAATGACGTGAATAAATAATTGTTCCCACATTAtctgatatattatatatatagactatCAAAATTTCCCTTAAGTTACCACGATTGTCAATACTTTAAAGTTGTCGTCGAACCAGAAGCGTGTAAAAGCTTACAATATAGACCTTTAAGTTTTCATGAAAATATGATTCGCTCTTGAATGAAAAAGGTAATAAAGTAGAAGGGGCTTTACAAGATGTGTGGGACAACTTTTCTTGAACTCCAACTACTTGGGATCGTGGGAGTTGGAGGGGAATCTCATCGGGAGTTGTATAAGACGTGTACGAAGTAAGAACCACATCCACATTCACTTGTTGTCGCTGTTATAAGATCCAAGATTCTTTGACCGGCGCGTGAGAAAAGCATACCCCTCTAGGCTACATATTCGTatccaaaaagaagaagatatatataGAGTTATAGAGAACCTCTATGATTACTTGAGAAAATGGTCCCTTTTTGCTTTTTTAAAGAGTGACGAAGCTCATGCAAATACTATTATAATTCACCAAAGTGGAATAATATCACATTCGGtttcagtttaatttttattcgtGCTTAATAGAACAAAATTTTACGTTTATGTGTATGTTCTGGATACGAGTCGGTTAAATCATCCAAATTAGTTTTTAGCTTGtgtgaatttgttttttttctttttttgatgtATGTGACACTTTCCAAACATAACAATGATTCACCTAAAACAGCTTAAGTTAAGCGTTTTTATCACTTTCTGATAAAAATTTCAGTTCAGTAAAAATGAAGATGCAATATATAGTACGCAATGTTCTGCACTTGTGCGCATTCTAGATATAGGTGGCTAGTTGATAGCGAACAATGTGAGATGGAAGAGAGCTGAGCATAAgacataaacacaaaataaaactcAGAAGTTCACTTAGACCGCTTAAACAGTGAGAGCCCTACGTTAGTTCAATTAGAATTGATTAATTGTTTACTTTATTATGGCTTGAACAATAAGAGCCGTAATCTTTAATTAGTACTATAAGAGAGACGTAATTCACATCACACATGCGAAATGTGGTACGGCATATCTCAACGAGATCACAAATAAAAATTCGAACATTATAAGGACATGCATGTTGAGTGAAAATGACTGAACCAAACGGGATAAACAATCTAAGAACGTAAAATATCCACAACACAAAAAATACTATACTACCAGAGCTGATCCTGAAGAAAACCAATAGAAGTTTAGCTAGGTTTTCAGCCTTAATTCATTTTTAAGTAGTCTAGTGGTTAATGTAGTTGCTTTATGTAAGCAAGGTGATCTCCATTTCATAAAcagatgtttttcttttcaatacTAATATGGTCTTTAATAAATGGGTTTTAATTTCTTAGTTGCTTTCTATCCTTGACATTTTCAGGACCGGTAATACATCTTCActagaataataatatatgtttcaaaatcCTGATCACACGAGATAGTTACCTAAATGCTATAAAAAGTACTCTGACGCTAGACAAACGAGAGATTCTGCGTTAGGAGAGCAAAACAAACATTGGGTTAATTTGCGCTTTTGAATTAAGCCCACACATGATTACGTCTTTGTTCCAAACTTCCAATTATGCTTTTGAATTAAGCCCACACATATCACTTAAGTTGTAGTAAGTAGTAACATAGTTGACCAATGAACCCAAATGCTTTTGAAAATCCCTAAACCCACATACTTGGAATGCTTCATGGCTCTCTAAAAGCATAATATCACTGGGCTTGAGAAAAAAAACCATTTACCCTCATCTTTGTTTGCGTCTCCACTTAACGAATTCAGACGACTTCTAATGTTACTTTTTGACCATTTGGTGGAGAGAATGGAGATGAGAGGAAAAGTAGTtgcagctctctctctctctctctgtctctctctcgtGCTCAACCATTAGCCcttggagaagctttgttgcTATCTATCCTCCGTTTGTTTTCGTTTCCTTTTCAATAAAGTTATCTCCATTCTACCAACAAACTTTGCTATATAATAAGAACCCCTCCTGTCTTCATGCATTCACACAAGATTACTGAATTAGAGGTTTCTTCCACATCTTGACCAGACTCTTGAAGACTTGTCATGGGACCTGGAGGACCCGGTGGACCAGGAGGGCCCGGACCTGGATGGGGACCAGGACCAGGAGGACCCGGACCTGGATGGGGACCAGGATTTGGAGGATCAGGGATCTTTCCACCAATTGGTGGGTTCTTTGCTGGATTTTCAGACATGATATGTTCCTGGTAAAGACATTATATCTGGTTCATtgttatttgtatttgtatGAGAGTTAAAAGGGGTTGATGATAGATATGTTTGTTGAGTCTTTCTTGCAGTCTATCTTGTCTCTGCTGCTGCTGGCTTCTACGAGATTGCTTTGGAGggccgccaccaccaccaccagcacCTCCATTTCTTCCTTCTTATTATTGATCGCTCGCCGGAGTCTTATCACAAGAAAGAGCGTAGCTTCTCCTGTAGATGATAATTGTTATCCATGTTAATATTAAGAACTTCAGAGggaaaaatcttatatatatttggtctcagaaatattaaacattgtctggattacattttcaaaaaaataccaaaaaacattgAGAATAAAAATATCAGAGGGATGAAATCATATAGTCCGGAACTACAATCACTAAAGATACAACGgaataacaacaacaaacacaGTCTACTGTCATcgtttttgagtctctctctctctctctctctctccttgtatgGACTTTGCCAAGGCTTTTGAAACTAATATGTACagtacacacacacacacacacttctTAGACAATGAGAGGGCCAAAGCAAAGCCAtatttctctctctttcaacATGATGATACAACAACTAAATAACCCTGGCGGCTGCGGGTGGGGTGGGGTTCATTCACATGCTATCTTGGTGTCGAAGCTGCTAAGGCAAATGGTGAAGGCCTGGAAGGCAGAGATAGGGTACTGGAAATCCATAGTGAACACATCTTTGCCTACCTTCCCAAACTGGAGAATCACGTTCTCGTGCTCAGGTCCAGCAGGTCCGTTCTCAGGAGCTGCTACGAGCTGGAAGTTTTTGACGGAAGCAACAGTGACTCGGCCATTGAAGTTGAGGCACCAGCACTGGAGCTGTTCGTGCCATCTGGGGGCTTTGTTCTTGAGGACAAGCAGGCCTTCCTTTTGAGCAGGCTGGGGGAGACTCTCTGAACGAACTGATTTAGACCTGAAGAAGGAGAATGAGGGGAACATATCGAGATTGCTGTGGACAAGTTCCGTCTGAGTTGGAGCTGTTCCTCCAGGTTCGACTGCTGATGCAGGGATGGCATCCATTACACACTGCATCCTCCTGGGTCCTCTGGTACAACAACAAGGGAAAGCCATTATTACTAGAGagcaacaatattttttttattttctctcaaTAAAAAGAAAGGAAGATAAGCGCTTACCTGGAGCCCAAGACGTTAAGCTCATAAGAGATATGTGAGACAGGATAGTTGCCAGAGGGAACTCTGGGGCTAACTTGTTTCAAAGAGAGAAGTCTGGTAGAACGGGTTCTGGTAAGCTGAGCTCCAGGATTGGTGGGCTGAGCATCGTAGACAGTGAACTTGGTCCCAAGAAAGTTAGACCTGAAAAAAGGAAAGTCAGTgagaaagatgatgatgatgatgatatatgAAAAAGGAGGCAGACCTAAGCTTTCCGAGGTAGGAAGAGCTTCCTCTGGAGACATCAACAGAGTTTAAGGAGATGATGTAGTCAGTGCAAGTTGGCCTCCGAAACCTCTTGGCAGCAAGAAGGAACTTTCCATCATCATTAGAAGCAGAAGCAGCTgctgctgaagaagaagagagcaaaCTCTTCAGTGTTATTATTattcacaaacaaacaaagaagaagagtgtTTAATATTGACCTTGGTTGAGGCCGAGGTAGAGATGGTAAGTTTGATTGGTGCGGTTTCGGATGATATAGCACTGAACAAGCGAAGATCCTCTGGGACCGGGCTGTTTGAGGGAGATTGGGAAAGTGAGTTTGGAGGAAAGTTGAGGAACTTTGACGATCTCTTTGACGAGATCACGCCAGTTCCTGCAGACACCAGCGCAGGCAACAACATTCTTCCTAGAGGGCCACGTGTCTTCCGAAGCCTCGATCCTCATGAGAACATCCCTCAGGAGCTCAGGGGGCATCGTAGCCCAGCAGCTCTGCTTGAAAGCATCGACACAAGAGTCCTGAACCACGCGCTGAGACCTCGATCTACCAAACCCGAATCCTTTCCTCCCAAGCTCTCCCCGCATCTCCTGTATCAGACTCTTCAACgacatcctcttcttcttctcctatcctattttttatctaatCCTTCTTTCCAATTCAGATCTAAGAATCCCAAAAACCACTGCAGCTATGGGAAACtaaggaattaaaaaaaaaaaaaaaaaacttttatggaTTGCTTCACTTCCCACGCGGCATGGGGATGGATTGAGCTGACTGAGCAACAATAGAATCCGGATCGAACTTGGTCAGTCTCAGATTCGGGTTTCGATATCGACAACACTCACAAACCAAATGCCTTTCTTACTGCAGCAGAAGAAGCGGTCAGCTGAaatggatttagggtttggcCCTCGACGGCGGAGTGAATATATGTATGTGTGTCTGTTAGTTATTATCCTATCGCCTccctctcttttttattttattttatttatatttaattgttaTTATGGTCTATTTAATTTTTAGCTAAATTTGGCAACAAATAAATACATTTGCATCCCTAGCACATAACgtgtgtatttttatttatgttcttctatgaatttatcttctttttttagttgtagtttttttttttttttttttttgaaaaagagcttatttttttttttagttgtagTTTAATCTGGAAATACTGGTAACTGGCTACCAAATATTTCATTTGTTCAAAGAAAAAATCATATACAAAGTACAAATACCTAagatttgtgtgtgtgtttttttataccaacaaaaagaagaaggatacaataataataaatattattattctataCTACTACGATAAAGCTTTCTGTTTTCCCCGTTTTTACgcaatgtaaaataaataaattttttttttggggttaaaagtaaaataaataattaagttGTCAAATCAAATAAGTAGgattaaactttttttgttttttggtttgccGTGATCACCGGCACTTTGGCCACTCTGAAAGTCCAAAAGGTATTAACcgtctttcatttttatttaatttacgaTTAAATGTTCCTTTTcgataacaaaaagaaaaagttttttggatttttggacCAAATCAAATGTTGATTTGGTCAAAATCCATagtctttataaaaaaaataaaaaaaaatccctatAATTAGGTTTAATTAATCTCATTCGTTGTTGGGTGGGTTAGATGGAAGTTATACTAGTATCGATATGGGCTGAAGAGAAGCAGTAAATGGGCCATAACTGCTGGAGGACTTATTCTTGTACCCACCCTATGCTATTGATGCTGCCTAAATTTGGCAGGTATAGTATATAGTATAGTAGgtatatttactattttatttagcTGGAAGAAAATAAATAGCCATTTGGATAGATCAGCAATTAGTTTAACATGACTAGAGTAGTGTACACAGAGTTAGATGCCATTTAACTATAACTAATAGGTTTGATTGGATATTTATATGttagacaagaagaagaagaaatgcatTTAAAGCTTATCAAAGGAGAAGGAGGATAATAAACACAGAAAAGGCCAAAAGGAAGAAGATAAAGAAAGAAAGGAGAGACCACACCACACAAAATGTATaagacagaaagaaagaaagaaagaaagagagaaagagagaaagagagagagagcatcaTTTGAAGTTGGTAGTCCAATGGCGGCAGCAAAGGCAGGTCTAGTCCCGTGGATTATCCCATCATCCTCGGCGGCGACTTCTTCTCCGCTGTTTTCAGCTGCTGTTAAGTTGCCCCTGAGAGGGAGGAAAGCAGAGAAGGATGTATCTGTCTCTGTCGCCTTCAATCCTTCTGGCAATTTCGACATCTCAGCCTTCGACTCTCACGACGGTACCTTcttactttttcaaattttgccAAATAATActactatatataataaacttgtTCAGACAAAAATAAAAGTGTGAAAATTTGGGAGCAAGCAGATACAGATAAAGTGGAACCTCCGATGCCTCCAACGAGCGGCAGATACGAAGTAGTCATAGACAACGACTCAATTCAGCGGCTTGACTTATCGCCCTTTCAGACCGCCACCGGCATTACCTCGCCTTCCTCAGGTAATCAATCAATCATCTATCTCCACATTCAAAATGTTGAGGATGGTGGTGGAAATAATATCTCAATGATGATTTTTGTGTGTAGCTGATCCAAGAGAGTATCTGGATCGGAGCATCGGATTCACGATCAATTACAGGAGAGAAGACGCAGGGGATCCGCGTGAGCTTTCGGAGTATCCGGACATAAGGCTGTGGTTCGTGAGGCTGGATGCCACGTACCCTTGGCTTCCTCTCCTTCTAGACTGGAGAGCCGGAGAGCTTGCTCGTTACGCCGCCATGCTGGTCCCTCACCAGATGAGCTTGAGAATGGGTGTTGTTTTCAATCCCGAGGCCTTGGAGCTGTTCGTCATGAGCAAAGTGTTTGTCGTTTATCCATGGCTCAAACGTCACGCTGTCCCCAAGCCCCGGCTCAAGACCTCCGACATGGCCAGGATGCTCGGCTTCGGTATCGGCGACCAGCTCTTCGACTTGATCGATCAATACGATCATTATCAAACAACCACCGATTCTCTTTAGGCCCTTGTTTCCTCCCTCCCCTTTAACTGTGTGCTTCATCtctcagaaaaaaataataattatgtaagAACCATTCTCTAGCAgagatttaaatttaaaatctgtaaaAGAAGAGAGTAAAATTCTACTACCTAGACGTTAACTTGAGCTACAAGAAACGTCTTGGCGGCAGCGAGTCTCTCAACAAACACATCCTTTTGGAGATCAAGTCCATAGGGTAGTTGCTCTACGCATTGCAACAAGATCGTTAGTGGCTTCTTTTCTGTGCTTACCATCTACCCCATGAGCATTGGGGACACTCACCGGCAAGTTTGATTCCACTCTTTATCTTTATTTGGTTTAGTGCTGTATTGTAACCCGACTTTATCCTCTACCTACTTAATTCATgtgttgatgatttgaacaaTCACAGCAAGCAACAACAGTTTTAGACAGCAACATGTGAGATATTCATAATTGAACCCAATCCAGTTTGATTTTCTACGCACAttccacatttgtattaatatatattgcactctcttttatggtacatggatatcattttaattttttatcaattaatttagtaaaactttataatactctataaattggtggactaaccactataaaatagcaattctctagagaaacggagacaacaaaggttccaaacctctttgactttcatcatatgttagtgaatgatccaactatgcaataaaacaatattgtcatacctttgaatttttctcaaaatctatgtgtttaaccccctacgaaaatattgaatttttcggtaaatgctctgtatattgaagcatatgatctttagtgttgttttaaaattaataaacacattctacatttgtattgatgtatattaaactctctttcaaggtatatgaacatcgttttaattttttttttatcaattaatttagtattacttcataatactccctaaattggtggactaaccactataaaatcgttattctctagagaaacggagacaacgaaggttccaaacctctttgatattcatcatatgttagtgcatgatgcaactattcattaaaacaatattgtcatatttttctatttttctcaaaacctatgtgttaacctctacgaaaatattgagtttttcggtaaatgctctatatattgaagcatatgatctttaatgttgttttaaaatttctaaacacattctaaatttgtatggatgtatattaaactatttttcatggtacatgatcatcgttttaattttttgtcaattaatttagtaaaatttcataatactccttaaattggtgtacgaaacactataaaatcgttattctctagagaaacaaagacaacaaaggtttcaaacctctttgatcttcgtcatatgttagtgcatgatgtaactatgcattaaatcaGTATCgtcatatttttctatttttctatttttctcaaaatctatgtgttaactcctatgaaaatattgaatttttcggtaaatgctctatatactgaagcctatgatctttcatgttgttttaaaatttctaaacacattctaaatttgtattgatgtatattaaaatctcgttcatggtacatgggcatcatttaaaagttttaacaattaatttagtaaaacttcataatactccctaaattggtggactaaccactataaaatcgttattctctagagaaacggagacaacaaaggttccaaacctctttgatattcatcatatgttagtgcatgatgcaactattcattaaaacaatattgtcatatttttctattttctcaaaacctatgtgttaacccctatgaaaatattgagtatttcagtaaatgctctatatattgaagcatatgatctttaatgttgttttaaaatttctaaacacattctaaatttgtatggatgtatattaaactatctttcatggtacatgatcatcgttttaattttttgtcaattaatttaggaaaatttcataata
Protein-coding regions in this window:
- the LOC106394606 gene encoding glutaredoxin-C13 → MHFTNSNHTKQNKHRPIKAKSLIHKTNIDIMDKVMRMSSEKGVVIFTKSSCCLCYTVQILFRDLRVQPTIHEIDNDPDCREIEKALLRIGCSTAVPAVFVGGKLVGSTNEVMSLHLSGSLVPLIKPYQSLLYQAN
- the LOC106392313 gene encoding tubby-like F-box protein 3 isoform X2 yields the protein MSLKSLIQEMRGELGRKGFGFGRSRSQRVVQDSCVDAFKQSCWATMPPELLRDVLMRIEASEDTWPSRKNVVACAGVCRNWRDLVKEIVKVPQLSSKLTFPISLKQPGPRGSSLVQCYIIRNRTNQTYHLYLGLNQAAASASNDDGKFLLAAKRFRRPTCTDYIISLNSVDVSRGSSSYLGKLRSNFLGTKFTVYDAQPTNPGAQLTRTRSTRLLSLKQVSPRVPSGNYPVSHISYELNVLGSRGPRRMQCVMDAIPASAVEPGGTAPTQTELVHSNLDMFPSFSFFRSKSVRSESLPQPAQKEGLLVLKNKAPRWHEQLQCWCLNFNGRVTVASVKNFQLVAAPENGPAGPEHENVILQFGKVGKDVFTMDFQYPISAFQAFTICLSSFDTKIACE
- the LOC106392313 gene encoding tubby-like F-box protein 3 isoform X1; the protein is MSLKSLIQEMRGELGRKGFGFGRSRSQRVVQDSCVDAFKQSCWATMPPELLRDVLMRIEASEDTWPSRKNVVACAGVCRNWRDLVKEIVKVPQLSSKLTFPISLKQPGPRGSSLVQCYIIRNRTNQTYHLYLGLNQAAAASASNDDGKFLLAAKRFRRPTCTDYIISLNSVDVSRGSSSYLGKLRSNFLGTKFTVYDAQPTNPGAQLTRTRSTRLLSLKQVSPRVPSGNYPVSHISYELNVLGSRGPRRMQCVMDAIPASAVEPGGTAPTQTELVHSNLDMFPSFSFFRSKSVRSESLPQPAQKEGLLVLKNKAPRWHEQLQCWCLNFNGRVTVASVKNFQLVAAPENGPAGPEHENVILQFGKVGKDVFTMDFQYPISAFQAFTICLSSFDTKIACE
- the LOC106392312 gene encoding protein CHLORORESPIRATORY REDUCTION 6, chloroplastic, with protein sequence MAAAKAGLVPWIIPSSSAATSSPLFSAAVKLPLRGRKAEKDVSVSVAFNPSGNFDISAFDSHDDTDKVEPPMPPTSGRYEVVIDNDSIQRLDLSPFQTATGITSPSSADPREYLDRSIGFTINYRREDAGDPRELSEYPDIRLWFVRLDATYPWLPLLLDWRAGELARYAAMLVPHQMSLRMGVVFNPEALELFVMSKVFVVYPWLKRHAVPKPRLKTSDMARMLGFGIGDQLFDLIDQYDHYQTTTDSL